The proteins below come from a single Falco peregrinus isolate bFalPer1 chromosome Z, bFalPer1.pri, whole genome shotgun sequence genomic window:
- the PRKAA1 gene encoding 5'-AMP-activated protein kinase catalytic subunit alpha-1: MRRLGPWRKMAAADKQKHEHGRVKIGHYILGDTLGVGTFGKVKVGKHELTGHKVAVKILNRQKIRSLDVVGKIRREIQNLKLFRHPHIIKLYQVISTPTDIFMVMEYVSGGELFDYICKNGRLDEKESRRLFQQILSGVDYCHRHMVVHRDLKPENVLLDAHMNAKIADFGLSNMMSDGEFLRTSCGSPNYAAPEVISGRLYAGPEVDIWSSGVILYALLCGTLPFDDDHVPTLFKKICDGIFYTPQYLNPSVISLLKHMLQVDPMKRATIRDIREHEWFKQDLPKYLFPEDPSYSSTMIDDEALKEVCEKFECTEEEVLSCLYSRNHQDPLAVAYHLIIDNRRIMNEAKDFYLATSPPDSFLDDHHLSRPHPERVPFLVAEAPRPRHTLDELNPQKSKHQGVRRAKWHLGIRSQSRPNDIMAEVCRAIKQLDYEWKVVNPYYLRVRRKNPVTSAYSKMSLQLYQVDSRTYLLDFRSIDDEITEAKSGTATPQRSGSVSNYRSCQKDSDADVQGKSADASLTSSVSSSLDSSTADLTPRPGSHTIEFFEMCANLIKILAQ; this comes from the exons ATGCGCAGACTCGGTCCTTGGCgcaagatggcggcggcggaTAAACAGAAGCACGAGCACGGGCGGGTGAAGATCGGCCACTACATCCTAGGCGACACGCTGGGCGTCGGCACCTTCGGCAAAGTCAAAG ttgGCAAACATGAGTTAACTGGGCATAAAGTTGCGGTGAAGATCCTGAATCGACAGAAGATTCGCAGCCTTGATGTTGTAGGAAAAATCCGCAGGGAGATTCAGAACCTCAAACTCTTCAGGCATCCTCATATCATTAAACT GTACCAGGTCATCAGTACACCAACTGATATTTTCATGGTGATGGAATATGTTTCAGGAGGAGAACTGTTTGATTATATCTGTAAAAATGGAAGG CTTGATGAGAAGGAAAGTAGACGTCTGTTCCAGCAAATCCTTTCTGGTGTGGATTACTGCCACAGGCATATGGTGGTGCATAGAGATCTGAAGCCTGAAAATGTGCTGCTTGATGCACACATGAATGCCAAGATAGCTGACTTCG GTCTATCAAATATGATGTCAGATGGAGAATTTTTAAGAACAAGCTGTGGTTCCCCTAACTATGCTGCACCAGAAGTAATTTCAGGAAG ATTATATGCAGGTCCAGAAGTAGATATTTGGAGCAGTGGGGTTATTCTCTATGCTTTGTTATGTGGAACGCTTCCATTTGATGATGATCACGTGCCAACCCTTTTTAAGAAGATATGTGATGGTATCTTTTATACCCCTCAGTACCTGAATCCATCGGTAATTAGTCTTCTGAAGCACATGCTGCAAGTCGATCCAATGAAGAGAGCAACAATCAGAGACATTAG gGAACATGAATGGTTTAAGCAGGACCTTCCAAAATACTTGTTTCCTGAAGACCCCTCATATAGTTCTACCATGATTGATGATGAAGCCTTAAAAGAAGTGTGTGAGAAATTTGAATGCACTGAAGAGGAAGTGTTAAGTTGTCTGTACAGCCGAAATCACCAGGACCCTTTAGCAGTTGCTTACCACCTCATTATAGATAATAGAAGAATAATGAATGAGGCCAAAGACTTCTACTTGGCTACCAGCCCACCAGATTCTTTTCTTGATGATCACCACCTGTCTCGCCCTCATCCTGAGAGAGTGCCATTTTTAGTAGCTGAAGCACCCCGTCCCCGCCATACTCTTGATGAGCTGAATCCACAGAAATCCAAACACCAAGGTGTAAGAAGAGCAAAGTGGCATTTGGGAATAAGGAGTCAGAGTCGACCAAATGATATCATGGCTGAAGTTTGTCGAGCAATTAAACAACTGGATTATGAATGGAAG GTTGTAAATCCATACTATCTACGTGTTCGAAGGAAGAATCCAGTAACAAGTGCATATTCCAAAATGAGTCTACAGTTGTATCAGGTGGATAGCAGGACGTACTTACTGGATTTTCGTAGCATTGATG ATGAAATTACTGAAGCGAAGTCTGGGACTGCAACTCCACAGAGATCAGGTTCTGTGAGCAACTATAGATCCTGTCAAAAAGACTCAGATGCTGATGTGCAAGGAAAATCTGCAGATGCATCCCTTACCTCGTCAGTGAGCTCTTCGCTTGACTCTTCTACAGCTGACTTAACTCCAAGACCAGGGAGTCATACAATAGAATTTTTTGAGATGTGTGCAAACCTTATTAAAATACTTGCACAATAA